TGTCCGCTTTGGTGTCGGCGGAAGAACTTTCTGAGGATCAACAGAAAGAAATAATCATCGATTACATGTTGGCCACCGGTCAGCACGTCCCGGAACTGGCGTTAGCTGAAACGGATCGCGATGAGGAAGCTCCGCATCACTGGTGTGGCATGCCGGCTATTGCGAACTTCGTCGACAATTACAAGTCGTTCGATCCGGAGCTGATGAAAAGCCTTGGGGCCGAACTAATCACCCGTCCTACGGGGCTCCCCGAAACCTATGGTTCTCCCAGCGGCAAGTTCCTGATTCACTATGCCGTTACCGGAGATGATGCGATTTACGAGCCGACTGTCGATAACAACCACAACAGTATCCCTGACTATATCGATGAGATTGCCGCGACTCTCGATTATGTACATTCTTACATAGTCGATACGTTGGGATTTCCCGCTCCTCTAAGTGATGACTTCTATCCCGCCGGGGGAGATGAACGATTTGATGTCTATTTATTGTCTATGTCGTATCTCTACTATGGTCAAACTTATCCGGATTCTCTGATCGTACACCATTTCGACTCGGACAGTGTCGTATGGGCGACTTCCTACATGCAACTTCGTAACGATTACACCGGCCTTTACGGTTACGAAGACCGACCGCTCGATGCCATGCGAGCGACCGTGGCCCATGAGTATTTCCATTCCGTGCAATTCTCCATGGATTATTCAGAAGCGTCCGGTACGACCGCAGAGAAACGGTACTGGATGGAGATGTCGGCTGTCTGGATGGAGGAGGAGATATACGACGATATCAATGACTATTATTATTATCTACCGACCTTCTTTAATCACCCCGAGCAATCGATACAGCAGTTTACCAGTATTCTTGATATGCACCCGTACTCAAGTGTGGTATTCCCGATATTTCTCACCGAGAAATACGACCGTGGTGTGGTGCGGGCTATTTGGGAGCACTGTGAAGAACTAGGTTTGGGCGATCAGTTTCTAACTTCCGCCACCATGGTTGTCGATTCGATCACGAACGGTACTGTTGGCTGGGCCGAGACTTTCGCCGAGTTCGCTTTGTGGAACTGGTTCACCGGCAGCCGGGCGGATTCACCGAATAATATCGGATATTCGGAGCGTGCTGCTTACCCTGCGATTCCCGATTCCTGCCTGCATACCTATCGGGCTTTCCCGGTGCTGTTACGCGGCAACGAAAACGATACTTTGCCGGATCACAATGCTGCCTATTATCTGAAGCTGGACGATATCAACAATACCTGGTACGATACGACGTTTTGGATCTGTAACGACGGCTCGTTCCCCAACTGTAGTGATTCCACCAAAGTAACCGACACTATCGATAATCCTTATGATATCGTGCATATTGATTCACTGTTTACTATCTGGTTGCTGAACGGTGATCCCGGTGATTCTGATAATCCTACCCTTCCGGAGGGATGGGGAGTGAATATCGTCTACCAGTCTGAGATTGATCCCGACTCGATGGTGATCGATGCTTTTCTCGTTCCCGATGATGCCGTCAACCGTCTCGATTTGATAAATCCCAGGCAGTATTCCTCACTTACGTTCATCATGACGCCGGCCTCATCGGAGAAGCAGTTCTATGACAATATCCACTATCGTTCGCAATTGATGGGGTACTACATCCCTGAGAAGGTTGGCGTGGACTCCAGTCTCATCGATGTCATGGCGTCCGTTCTGGTTCCTTTTCCGAATCCTTGTGTGATCAGTGAGATGGATGAACCAAAAGTTACGTTCAAGTTCCAGATGCCGACTGATGAAACCAGCTATCCTGTTTACGATGTCAGTATCGATCCCTTGCTGATAGTCGATATCTACTCACTGGCCGGGGAAAGAGTGGCGACCGTCGGAGACATCGTTAAGCGCAATTCCCGCCGAGGGCTGTATTACACCGAATGGGATCTGACTAACGAAGCCGGGCGTGAAGTCGCCTCGGGAATCTATTTGGTTTATGCACGTCTGTTCACCCGTGAAGGATTAACCGAAATGCTCGCGGAGGGCACCGCGAAGGTGGCCGTTATCCGATGAATCGGATCGGCCTCATTGCTCGCATTGCGGTTTTCTCGGCATTAATCTATGTGCTTGGTTTGGGTACGACCTTATTACCCAATGTCAATCCGGCCTTCTTTATAATTTTTGTCGCCGGTATGATCTGGGGCTTAGTCCCCGGTGTGCTGGTCGGTGCTGTCGGCATGGGGTTATGGACTTTGTTTCATCCCTTCGGTCCAGCCATGCCGCCGATTATGCTGGCTCAGGTATCGGGCGCCGCCGCCTCGGGAGTAATCGGGGCTTTCTTCGATCTGACGGACTGGCAATCTTACGGTTTGTGGCGTCGGTCGTTGATCCTGGTGCTGTATAGCCTGATGTGTACGGTGTTGTTCTATCTTCCGGTCACAGTAGTTGATGCTTATCTGTTTCAGCCGTTCTGGCCGCGGTTTATCGGTGGACTACCCTGGGTACTGATCGGCATGGCATCGAACGCCGTTATTTTCCCTTTGCTTTTTCCCGCGGCGCGTCTTTTATATCTCAAGGAAAGACGTTGCCAATGAAAAATCTGCTTGTATTGTTATCGCTGTTGCTGGTGACTTCACCTGTGTTCGGACAGGAGGTCGACAGTGCTCAAGTCGCTATAGACACAACTTCAACGGTGGTGATCCCGGCGTCTGATTCTTCGTTTGTCTCGGATTCATCTCTCGTGCCTGATTCGCTTGCCGCGGGAGCGGATTCATTATTGGCGGACTCGCTAACATTCGAGGAACGTCTGGAGCGTTATAGGCAGACGTTGATCCGTCGCAAACCGAGGCTTTCCTCTCGTGACAGTCTCCTTGTTTATTTTGCTTCAAACCGCTTGAATGTTGCCGATCAAAGGAAGCGGTCGTTTTATCATGATGCCGGTGATTATCTCAAGTTCGATCCGGGGTTTTTCGTAAATGACGCCAGATTCACGCCGACTCGAAAGACCATACAGCCGTATGGGCTTTCCGGGCCGCGCATGAGTTATGTTATTGACGGCTGGACCATGCAGCCGTTCGGTCATGTTATCGAACCGGATGGCCTGGTCGATGTCAACGCTTTACCGACGGCATTCGACGAATCACTGTACATCGTTCCGGGGGCTGCGGGGATCCTGTTCGGAGCGGACCAGTCGGTTGCCGCTTTGGTAACCGAACCGATGAAGCCGACCGACAGTATTTCGCACAGTTCCATCCTGGGGGAAGAAGGGGATCTCGGATGGTCCTGGGTGCGAGGGCGATTCACTCGCAATTTCCATGACGGTCGCCAGACTCATGCCTCGGTGGAATACCGGGACGGTGACGGCTATAACGGTGTCGGCGATCACTCTTACAATTATGTTGGTGATTTCTATTTCCCCATCGGTCTTACCTGGGGGGCTCAGGCGCGAGGTCAGCTTTATCGCGACAATGGTGTTCTTTATCCTCATGTGATGTTAAATGGTGTAGCATACCGCCGTTTCAGCCGCGAGAGTCGGGGGGAGCTGATAATCGAGAAAAACAACGAGGCCGGCGATGCTCGTCTGGCGCTTGGATATAAGTATCTCAGTCAATTTGCATCCATGAACGATATTTATCTGGCCAACCGTCGCTATACCGGTCACGCGGGGTATTTTGAAGCGACCAAGGTGATGGGGAACAACCTTTTCGAGGCTCGAATCGGCGGAACCAGTCTGGAATACGATAACTGGTATCATCGTTACGAACGATCTCAAGCTGATTTGCGGATTGTTTTGGCGCATTTATCGCACGGGCTCACCTGGGCGCTGGTGGGAGGTGGGCGCTATGATGATGAGTTTGATCTTCAACCACTCGGCGCTCTGATCGTAACTCGTGAGACCAATCGGTCCTATTTGTTGTTGTCGGCCGGTTATGCTGAGCGAGCGCCTACGCTGTACGAACGTTTTCTGCATTTCCGGACACTCTCGATTTTCGGCTCTTCTTCCATCAACTACGCCGAATCGGGAAACGATGATCTGGTAGCGGAAAAGCAGTTGATCGGCAGCGCCGTTTACGAATACGGCAGCCGTACGACAGCGTTGCGACTTTCCGTTACCGGCGGACGGATAACCGACGGGATCGACTGGCGGAACTACGAGACAAACGACGAAGACATAACCTATGACCTTTTCACCCCTGAAAACGGTGATGTTGACTTCGTTGATTTTTCGGTCTCCGAAAGACTGCAACTCAATCGGTATATGAACCTGTCCGGGGGTGTTGCCGTTCACTCCATTTCCTACGAAAACCTGGATACGACTTATTATACACCTGATTTCCAGTCGTATGCCGGACTGGAGTTGCATCTGCCCTGGGACAGTCGCAAAGTAGACTTTTACGGTTATGCCGAGTTGGTTTATATCGGTCCCTACGACGGTTATGAGGATCTCGAATTGGGTGACTATCCGCTGATTAACGGCAAACTCACGCTTGAGATGGGGCCGTTTCGTTTCTTTACGGTTTTCGAAAACATTACCAGTCAGACTTACCGGACACGAGACTATTTCCATAACACCGATCAGTTTTTCTATTACGGTATTGCCTGGCACTTCCTCGATTAGATTCGGGGCTGCTTGACATGTATCAGGGCGGGCGCTTAATTCAATTATGCAACAGTTGACCTTAACACGCGATGAAGCCTATCGTAAAACGGTCGAGCAATTAGGGACCGGCAATCTGCTGAAGCATGTCCTGGCGGTAGAAGCCGGTATGCGGCGCCTGGCGGAACATCTGGAACAGGATGTTGAAATGTGGGGATTAACCGGTCTCATCCATGATCTGGACTACGAAAAGACCAAGGATGATCCGGATCGTCACGGGTTCATGACCTGTGAATGGTTGAGTCAATGTCGACTTCCATCCGAAATGCTCCATGCGATCAAAGCTCATCCCGGCCATATCCCGTGTGATAACCTCATGGATTGGGCTTTGTATGCGGTTGATCCCGCTTCAGGCTTTATCGTTGCCTGCGCTTTGATGCACCCCGACAAGAAGCTCGATGCGATCGATATCGATTTCATGGTTCGTCGATTTGGTGAGAAACGTTTCGCCGCGGGCGCCTCGCGTGAGAATATGGCGGCCTGCTCCAATCTTGGACTCACTCTCGAGCAGTTTCTGATTTTGGTACAAGAGGGTATGTTGCGTATCCGAACCGATCTGGGGCTTTAGGCCGTGAACACCGAACGGAGCATCCTGCGCCGCGACGTTATTGCCTGGTCGTTGTACGACTTTGCCAACACTATTTTTTCCATGAACATCATCTCGCTTTATCTGAAGCGTCATATCGTTGAAGATTTGGGATTCGGCGACCGCCATTTCGATATCCCGTACTCGATATCAATGCTGGCTGCGGCGTTGGTTTTACCGGCTCTCGGGGCGATTTCCGACCAGGCCGGGAAGAAGAAAGCGTTTCTGTTTCTGTTTACACTTACCTGTTGTATCGCGACCGGTCTTTTAGCGTTCGTTCCCGTGGGAGCAATTGCCGTTACGATCGTGTTGCTCATCACGGCCAACTTCTCTTATGAGGCGGGGCAACCGTTCTATAACGCCCTGCTGTATTCAGTGGCCGAAGGACGCCAGGCACGGTTCGTCTCGGGAGTTGGGGTGGCTATGGGTTATGTAGGTTCGGTTGGCGGGATGTTGCTGGTGTTGCCGTTCGTGACCGGCTCACTCTTTTCCTGGGATGTGCCGCTGCTCGAAGCGGGAGGGAAGACGGCGGCATTTATTCCTACAGCGGTGCTCTTTTTCCTGTTTGCTCTTCCCACGTTTCTTTGGGTGAAGGAAAAACGATCCCGGACGGTCTCAACACCGGGGCTGATCCGGGCGTATAAGGAGGTATGGGAA
This is a stretch of genomic DNA from Candidatus Zixiibacteriota bacterium. It encodes these proteins:
- a CDS encoding MFS transporter; this translates as MNTERSILRRDVIAWSLYDFANTIFSMNIISLYLKRHIVEDLGFGDRHFDIPYSISMLAAALVLPALGAISDQAGKKKAFLFLFTLTCCIATGLLAFVPVGAIAVTIVLLITANFSYEAGQPFYNALLYSVAEGRQARFVSGVGVAMGYVGSVGGMLLVLPFVTGSLFSWDVPLLEAGGKTAAFIPTAVLFFLFALPTFLWVKEKRSRTVSTPGLIRAYKEVWESLRDTRRYPGVLRFLIADYFIEDAVAVVIINMGLYASVVIGFHEELITMFLVVSTVSAVIGSFIIGKVATIVSLKKLMVVIVAGWLAGLVLFVFTASQSMIWILGSLIGILLGGLWTVSRPLLAELVPENELGRFFGLFSLSGRAAAVLGPLIWTASVYLFNANRFLGGQVVEIFKIGPEQYDQLPYRAAVLSLVVMMAIGLFIFRKVPETGDMDYAKKG
- a CDS encoding HDIG domain-containing protein; the encoded protein is MQQLTLTRDEAYRKTVEQLGTGNLLKHVLAVEAGMRRLAEHLEQDVEMWGLTGLIHDLDYEKTKDDPDRHGFMTCEWLSQCRLPSEMLHAIKAHPGHIPCDNLMDWALYAVDPASGFIVACALMHPDKKLDAIDIDFMVRRFGEKRFAAGASRENMAACSNLGLTLEQFLILVQEGMLRIRTDLGL
- a CDS encoding TonB-dependent receptor plug domain-containing protein gives rise to the protein MKNLLVLLSLLLVTSPVFGQEVDSAQVAIDTTSTVVIPASDSSFVSDSSLVPDSLAAGADSLLADSLTFEERLERYRQTLIRRKPRLSSRDSLLVYFASNRLNVADQRKRSFYHDAGDYLKFDPGFFVNDARFTPTRKTIQPYGLSGPRMSYVIDGWTMQPFGHVIEPDGLVDVNALPTAFDESLYIVPGAAGILFGADQSVAALVTEPMKPTDSISHSSILGEEGDLGWSWVRGRFTRNFHDGRQTHASVEYRDGDGYNGVGDHSYNYVGDFYFPIGLTWGAQARGQLYRDNGVLYPHVMLNGVAYRRFSRESRGELIIEKNNEAGDARLALGYKYLSQFASMNDIYLANRRYTGHAGYFEATKVMGNNLFEARIGGTSLEYDNWYHRYERSQADLRIVLAHLSHGLTWALVGGGRYDDEFDLQPLGALIVTRETNRSYLLLSAGYAERAPTLYERFLHFRTLSIFGSSSINYAESGNDDLVAEKQLIGSAVYEYGSRTTALRLSVTGGRITDGIDWRNYETNDEDITYDLFTPENGDVDFVDFSVSERLQLNRYMNLSGGVAVHSISYENLDTTYYTPDFQSYAGLELHLPWDSRKVDFYGYAELVYIGPYDGYEDLELGDYPLINGKLTLEMGPFRFFTVFENITSQTYRTRDYFHNTDQFFYYGIAWHFLD